One window from the genome of Cyprinus carpio isolate SPL01 chromosome B1, ASM1834038v1, whole genome shotgun sequence encodes:
- the LOC122135788 gene encoding uncharacterized protein LOC122135788: protein MQTPSGPSGSPFAEIITSLAGLHQEHHQALLDLRADHEHRFQAMMQVQQEDRELFRSLLDWEGRTRRPRHVGGRQTAGRSGSSRLLSGEAQKAAQQLPVPNLLVYADLKRAILQRVGFSPEQHRQRFRSLELTEAGRPFVLAQQLRDTCRKWLLAGGKRLRDNHQQGGTGAVHLPSPKEDRPVDLAIQLAEDQLAACSGVGEALPSISLSLSLPLSLPPPLPQNLSLSLGPDGLGHQGPAPAGGRGWSQQLGHEARPGEWDHRAGRGPRSHLLLPHANHLTHFLPLGQRGGLGRPAGVAGIWAISWIGARSWRWGCWSGSRTTRRLPPIKPGCTKYPDWHGEPVFKPAEDRREEREGWGLVGVRSCGATNPKDRKTTVVRSREIL, encoded by the exons ATGCAAACTCCGTCAGGACCATCGGGATCACCATTTGCGGAGATCATAACATCGCTCGCGGGCCTGCATCAGGAACACCACCAAGCCCTGCTGGACTTACGGGCCGACCACGAACACCGGTTCCAGGCCATGATGCAGGTCCAGCAGGAGGACCGCGAGCTGTTCCGGAGCTTGCTGGACTGGGAGGGTCGGACGAG ACGGCCGAGGCATGTGGGTGGTCGACAGACAGCTGGCCGGTCCGGGTCATCCCGTTTGCTGTCGGGGGAGGCCCAGAAGGCTGCCCAACAACTGCCCGTCCCGAACCTCCTGGTGTATGCTGATTTAAAAAGAGCCATTCTCCAGAGGGTCGGCTTCAGCCCCGAGCAACACCGTCAGCGCTTCCGGTCGCTGGAACTGACCGAAGCGGGCCGACCCTTTGTCTTGGCTCAGCAGCTCCGGGACACGTGCCGCAAATGGCTGTTGGCCGGGGGTAAGCGGCTCCGGGACAATCATCAGCAAGGTGGTACTGGAGCAGTTCATCTCCCGTCTCCCAAAGAGGACCGCCCAGTGGATCTGGCCATTCAACTGGCGGAGGATCAGCTGGCGGCGTGCTCCGGGGTCGGCGAGGCCCttccatctatctctctctctctctctcttcccctgtcTCTCCCTCCTCCCCTGCCCCAAAACCTGTCCCTCTCCCTAGGTCCCGATGGGCTGGGCCACCAAGGGCCGGCCCCCGCTGGAGGACGGGGATGGAGCCAGCAGCTGGGGCACGAGGCCCGACCTGGGGAATGGGATCACCGCGCCGGGAGGGGTCCGAGGAGCCACCTGCTGCTTCCCCACGCCAATCACCTGACCCACTTCCTGCCACTAGGGCAGCGGGGAGGCCTGGGCCGGCCTGCTGGCGTTGCGGGGATCTGGGCCATTTCGTGGATCGGTGCCCGGTCATGGAGGTGGGGATGTTGGTCCGGATCCCGGACGACCCGCAGGCTGCCCCCGATCAAGCCGGGTTGTACCAAATACCC TGATTGGCATGGGGAACCGGTATTTAAGCCAGCTGAGGACCggcgagaagagagagagggctgGGGACTCGTGGGAGTGAGAAGCTGTGGAGCTACAAACCCCAAAGATAGGAAGACTACAGTAGTGCGAAGTAGAGAAATACTGTGA